A window from Citrus sinensis cultivar Valencia sweet orange chromosome 3, DVS_A1.0, whole genome shotgun sequence encodes these proteins:
- the LOC102631056 gene encoding protein BEARSKIN2, with the protein MASSGGGVPPGFRFHPTDEELLHYYLRKKVSFQKFDMEVIREVDLNKMEPWELQERCRIGSTPQNEWYFFSHKDRKYPTGSRTNRATNAGFWKATGRDKCIRNSYKKIGMRKTLVFYRGRAPHGQKSDWIMHEYRLEDGDDAQSNEDGWVICRVFKKKNLFKIGNEQSSNINSSSSDHHHHQQFNNTSSNNHQSHTSAFMQRENQYLLRGQHPELALHYSTSQMLPTPQYCLFQPQALVPNYSTIPSTADSPAAMVKQLMSNTSRDCESGSENLRYHHQQACEPGLEVGTCEPTATHQMVAATTGGRDGQGLNDWTMLDRLVTEDSSKGVTFEDPNAQHQINQLSLRGEMNFWGYEK; encoded by the exons ATGGCTTCTTCTGGCGGCGGTGTACCTCCGGGGTTCCGGTTTCATCCAACGGACGAGGAGCTGCTTCATTACTACTTGAGGAAGAAGGTTTCGTTTCAAAAGTTTGATATGGAAGTCATTAGAGAGGTGGATTTGAACAAGATGGAACCTTGGGAGTTGCAAg AGAGATGCAGGATTGGGTCAACGCCTCAAAACGAGTGGTACTTTTTCAGTCACAAGGACAGGAAGTACCCAACGGGGTCGAGAACGAACAGGGCAACAAATGCAGGGTTTTGGAAGGCAACAGGGAGAGACAAGTGCATTCGGAACAGCTACAAGAAAATTGGTATGAGAAAAACCCTAGTGTTCTACAGAGGAAGAGCACCCCACGGCCAAAAGTCTGACTGGATTATGCACGAGTATCGGCTTGAAGATGGCGATGATGCCCAATCAAAC GAAGATGGGTGGGTGATATGTAGGGTTTTCAAGAAGAAGAATCTATTCAAGATTGGAAATGAACAAAGCTCAAacatcaactcatcatcatccgatcaccatcatcatcaacaattcAACAACACTTCAAGCAACAATCACCAGTCTCACACAAGTGCTTTCATGCAAAGAGAAAACCAATATCTTCTTCGCGGCCAACACCCTGAGCTGGCCCTACATTATTCAACATCTCAAATGCTACCAACACCTCAATATTGTCTCTTCCAACCACAAGCCCTAGTTCCAAACTATTCAACTATCCCGTCCACCGCGGACTCACCAGCGGCGATGGTGAAGCAACTCATGTCAAACACTAGCAGGGATTGCGAGAGTGGAAGTGAAAACCTTAGGTATCATCACCAACAAGCTTGTGAGCCGGGGTTAGAGGTTGGAACATGTGAACCAACGGCAACTCACCAAATGGTTGCTGCAACCACCGGAGGAAGAGACGGTCAAGGGCTGAATGATTGGACGATGCTTGATCGGCTTGTGACAGAGGATTCATCAAAAGGGGTGACGTTTGAGGATCCAAATGCTCAACACCAAATTAATCAGCTTTCATTGCGTGGAGAGATGAACTTTTGGGGCTATGAAAAATAG